In the Geitlerinema sp. PCC 9228 genome, one interval contains:
- the hflX gene encoding GTPase HflX produces METIHGNLKGLKSSELKQLQKLYRQKIPVDAIATPEFAQRLAAISTDIGKPISTYINRRGQVIRVGVGTPRQTQIPPLELPRYGASRLCGIRCITTQAKAHPPNVDTLTTMAIQRWDALATLILSGSGFERRGGGPTGYIQSTYLAHLASQSSQEATESPESPAHWHVSSPLSLDILTKQDFLDLVEGLEEEFEREHVALEVEEGKERVLVVGIETQEMTREQFQHQLTELQRLVESAGGTVLDTLQQKRSHPHQQTVVGSGKVDEIALSAQTLGASLVVFDRDLSPAQVRNVETRVGVRVCDRTELILDIFAQRARTRAGKLQVELAQLEYLLPRLTGRGEAMSRLGGGIGTRGPGETKLETERRAIQKRISRLQKEVNHLQEHRERLRHRRQSQDVPSIAIVGYTNAGKSTLLNALTSAHIYTANQLFATLDPTTRRLVVPHATTHEPQTIVLTDTVGFIHELPPSLIDAFRATLEEVTEADALLQVVDLSHPAWRSQVESVSTILGEMPLAPGPMLMAFNKIDCVDSETLEAAKADFPQAAFVSAQDNIGLEPLRQKLGQLVHYTTCV; encoded by the coding sequence ATCGAGACCATCCACGGAAATCTCAAAGGACTCAAATCCAGCGAACTCAAACAGCTACAAAAACTCTACCGTCAAAAAATCCCCGTCGATGCGATCGCAACCCCCGAATTTGCCCAACGCCTGGCAGCCATTAGCACCGACATTGGCAAACCCATCTCCACCTACATCAACCGGCGGGGGCAAGTGATTCGCGTGGGCGTGGGAACGCCGCGACAAACCCAAATTCCGCCCTTAGAATTACCCCGTTACGGGGCTAGCCGCCTGTGTGGAATTCGCTGCATTACCACCCAGGCAAAAGCCCACCCCCCCAACGTCGATACCCTGACCACCATGGCGATCCAACGGTGGGATGCCTTGGCTACCCTGATTCTGTCTGGATCGGGGTTTGAACGTCGCGGCGGTGGTCCGACGGGTTATATTCAATCCACCTATCTTGCCCATTTAGCCTCCCAATCCAGCCAAGAAGCCACCGAATCGCCAGAAAGTCCCGCCCACTGGCACGTTTCCAGCCCCTTAAGCCTCGATATCCTTACCAAACAGGACTTTTTGGATTTGGTCGAGGGGTTGGAAGAAGAATTTGAACGGGAACACGTTGCCCTAGAAGTTGAAGAAGGCAAAGAACGGGTATTGGTGGTGGGGATTGAAACCCAAGAGATGACCCGCGAACAGTTCCAACACCAACTCACCGAACTGCAGCGGTTGGTGGAAAGCGCCGGTGGTACGGTTTTGGATACCTTGCAGCAAAAGCGATCGCATCCCCACCAGCAAACCGTTGTGGGTTCGGGAAAAGTGGACGAAATTGCCCTCAGCGCCCAAACCTTGGGGGCGAGTTTGGTGGTATTCGATCGCGATTTGTCGCCTGCCCAAGTCCGCAACGTGGAAACTCGCGTGGGGGTACGGGTATGCGATCGCACGGAACTAATTTTAGATATTTTCGCACAACGCGCTCGCACCCGGGCCGGCAAACTGCAAGTGGAACTAGCCCAATTGGAATATTTATTGCCCCGCCTCACAGGTCGCGGGGAAGCCATGTCGCGGTTGGGCGGCGGTATTGGCACGCGCGGTCCTGGGGAAACCAAGCTAGAAACGGAACGACGGGCGATCCAAAAGCGCATTTCCCGGCTGCAGAAGGAAGTCAACCACTTGCAAGAACATCGGGAACGGTTGCGCCACCGCCGTCAAAGCCAAGATGTGCCTTCCATCGCCATTGTTGGCTATACCAACGCCGGCAAATCGACGCTTCTCAACGCCCTCACCAGCGCCCACATTTACACTGCCAACCAACTTTTTGCCACGCTAGACCCCACCACGCGCCGTCTGGTGGTTCCCCACGCGACCACCCACGAACCGCAAACCATCGTGCTAACGGATACTGTGGGATTTATTCACGAACTACCACCTTCTCTTATTGATGCTTTTCGCGCTACCTTAGAGGAGGTAACGGAAGCCGATGCCTTGCTGCAGGTGGTGGATCTTTCCCATCCCGCCTGGCGATCGCAAGTGGAATCCGTTTCCACCATTTTAGGAGAGATGCCCCTGGCACCGGGTCCAATGCTAATGGCTTTCAATAAAATTGATTGCGTGGATTCGGAAACCCTGGAAGCTGCCAAAGCGGATTTCCCGCAAGCGGCTTTTGTTTCCGCCCAAGACAACATTGGCTTGGAACCCTTGCGCCAAAAGCTGGGGCAATTGGTCCACTACACCACCTGCGTGTAA
- the grxC gene encoding glutaredoxin 3: MANVEIYTWSTCPFCARAKALLDEKGVQYSEYTIDGDEEARNRMAERANGKRTMPQIFINNQHVGGCDELYQLESQGKLDEALQSAAS, encoded by the coding sequence ATGGCTAACGTCGAAATCTACACCTGGAGTACCTGTCCTTTTTGCGCCCGCGCCAAAGCCCTGCTGGACGAAAAAGGCGTACAGTATAGCGAATACACCATCGACGGCGATGAAGAAGCCCGCAACCGCATGGCAGAACGTGCTAACGGCAAGCGTACCATGCCGCAAATTTTTATCAACAACCAACACGTAGGCGGTTGCGACGAACTCTACCAACTGGAAAGCCAAGGCAAACTAGACGAAGCCCTTCAATCGGCCGCTAGCTAA
- the gshB gene encoding glutathione synthase: MKFAFIIDPIHHLNPAHDTSVALMEAAYELGHEVWITQASQLSVQEGKAGAKLTSVQLHSVQLQQGRWVVPQPWYELGVTAFHFLEEMDAVFMRTDPPVTIPYLYATHILDYINPNKTLVVNAPAGLRTANEKMYALRFPEFMPETIVTASKEEIQAFLAEKGKVVLKPLAGKGGEGILVLVEGDRNFNSLVELSTHQVGEIRESPLPVMVQEFLPAASEGDKRIMLLDGEPLGAINRVPAANDYRGNMAVGGSVVKTEITPAEREMCQKMTPTLRQDGLYFVGIDIIGGCLTEVNVTSPTGLREIQRLENSDPAHRTIEWTVQRVQSQCDRSEAAQIG; this comes from the coding sequence GTGAAGTTCGCATTTATTATCGACCCAATCCATCACCTCAACCCAGCCCACGACACCAGCGTGGCGCTCATGGAAGCTGCTTACGAACTCGGGCACGAAGTTTGGATTACCCAAGCCAGCCAACTAAGCGTACAGGAAGGCAAAGCCGGGGCTAAACTCACCTCGGTACAGTTGCATTCGGTACAATTGCAACAGGGGCGTTGGGTAGTTCCCCAACCTTGGTACGAACTGGGGGTTACCGCTTTCCATTTTTTGGAGGAAATGGATGCGGTGTTTATGCGTACCGACCCTCCGGTGACCATTCCTTATTTGTACGCTACCCATATTTTAGATTATATAAATCCTAATAAAACTTTGGTGGTGAACGCGCCGGCGGGATTGCGCACTGCCAACGAGAAAATGTATGCATTGCGATTTCCCGAATTCATGCCGGAAACCATTGTGACTGCCAGCAAGGAAGAAATTCAGGCATTTTTGGCGGAAAAAGGGAAAGTTGTGCTCAAACCCCTAGCTGGCAAAGGCGGAGAGGGGATTTTGGTTTTGGTAGAGGGCGATCGCAATTTTAACTCTTTGGTAGAATTGAGTACCCACCAAGTAGGGGAGATTCGCGAATCGCCCTTACCGGTGATGGTTCAGGAATTCTTACCCGCCGCTTCCGAAGGTGACAAACGCATCATGCTGCTTGACGGCGAACCCCTTGGTGCCATCAACCGCGTTCCCGCTGCCAACGACTATCGCGGCAATATGGCGGTGGGGGGCAGTGTTGTCAAGACAGAAATTACTCCGGCAGAACGGGAGATGTGCCAAAAAATGACCCCTACGTTGCGTCAGGATGGTTTGTATTTTGTGGGGATTGATATTATTGGCGGTTGTCTCACGGAAGTGAACGTGACCAGTCCCACGGGATTGCGGGAAATTCAACGACTGGAAAATAGCGACCCCGCCCATCGTACCATTGAATGGACGGTACAGCGGGTACAATCCCAGTGCGATCGCAGCGAAGCCGCTCAAATTGGCTGA